The Helianthus annuus cultivar XRQ/B chromosome 15, HanXRQr2.0-SUNRISE, whole genome shotgun sequence genomic sequence AATGTAACCGGTTAGATCTTGCTAGATTGTGTTTTGAGAAGATGGGTTTCAAAAATAACGTGACTTGGAACACTATGGTTGCTGGGTTGATGAGATTTGGAGATGTTGGTGATGCCGTccaggtgttcgatgaaatgcctgaGAGAGGTGTTGTTTCGTATACGGTTTTAATTGATGGGTTTGTTAAGAAAGGATGTTATGAGCATGCTTTGGAGTGGTTTCAGGCTATGCAGGCTGATGGGGTTGAACCGGATTATGTTACGATTGTGTCTGTAGTTTCCGCGTGTGCGAATTTAGGTGCGCTTAAGTTAGGGTTATGGGTTCATCGCGTTGTGTTAGGCGGGAGTATGAAATATAACGTTCGGGTTAATAATTCGTTGATTGATATGTATTGTAGATGTGGGTGTGTTGAGTTCGCGGTTCAAGTGTTTCACAGCATGTCGAAACGCAATCTTGTGTCGTGGAACTCGATTATCGTGGGCTTCGCGCTTAACGGAAACGCGGAGCAAACACTCGAGTATTTCTATCGGATGCAGAAAGAGGGTTTCGAGCCGGATGGAGTGACGTTTACCGGTGCTTTAACCGCGTGTAGCCATGCTGGTTTGGTCGACGAAGGTAGGAAACTATTTGATGTGATGAGAAATGTTTATAAAATATCCCCTAGAATCGAGCATTACGGATGTTTAGTAGATCTGTATAGTCGCGCCGGCATGTTAGAAGAGGCCTTGAAAGTTATAGAAAACATGCCCATGGTACCAAATGAAGTTGTTCTGGGATCGGTTCTAGCAGCCTGCAAAGCGGCGGGTGATATACGATTAGCGGAAAAGTTAATGAGGTTTATTAGCGAGTTAGACCCGAGTGGTGACTCTAATTATGTTCTTCTTTCGAATATGTATGCTGCGGGAGGAGAGTGGCAAAAGGCGAGTAATGTAAGGAGGAGAATGAAAAGTAGGGGTATAGAGAAGAATCCAGGTGTGAGTTCTATTGAGATTAATGGTGTTGTTAAACAGTTCGTGGCTGGTGATAAATCTCACATCGAGTCACAGCTTATTTACGACATGTTAGATAATCTTACTCGTGAACTAATGATCTCCGGGTATCTTCCGGAAGCTAATGTGAGTgtatcttggttttaaaaagcacgTTTGAGGGGCGAGACGATTTGGAAAACGTCTCAGGGTCTTGAGGTggtgtcttgtgcacatcttggTCAAAAGTAGGGCTCGGAGGAGGCTAATATGTAGTAACAACAACCAATGGGATGAAGTAGTTACGGTTTCTGGTTGTACATAAAGCTTATTTGTTGCGTACGAGAAGCTCATGCCTCTCGTCTCGACTATTGGACAGGCCTCATGGATTCAGTTTATCAGGTGCTGAGTTTAATGTTTAATCACAGATCAGTTTGCTATGATGTATATGTTGTTTTATGCTCTTGTTGGATCCATACATATACTTTGATGACACATGATAATGTAGAGATATGTTGAATCTTATGTGTGTTGTAGATTGCTGGATTTTATGTATCAAACACGCGGAATATTATAGTATGGCTAATAAGGCATGATCATATAGGGTCAGACACATAGAGTTGGCACTAATAACATATTTGAGTATGTTCAACTCGAAAAGCGTTGTATAAGGTGTAGTCGATAGTCACATGGTTATTGTGACTAGAACTAGGGTTTGACATTCCATAGAGCATCGACATCTAATATAGCGTCAACTATCTTGCTTTTTTCCGATCAGGGTTCAAAGTGATCACGTCCATAGTGTCAACGTATCACCAAGCGACTGACGATAAATTGAACCAATGGTTCCAAGAACACACTTCTTTTTAGAGTGAATTGCAatttttgtcctttatctttatacctaattgcaggcggtgtcctttacctttaaaattgatgagttttgtacttaatgtttctaaatgttgcacgttatgtcctttgtccctaactcagttaattttatttgttaaatctAGTAATGTGCCCTACACAGAAGGGTAGGTCTGTCATTTCATGTTTTCAAGGACTGACTCTGTaaataactaaaaaaataaaaaaataaaaatcaattatatatacataaaaacccttctctctctctctctgtttcTCAGCTCACCCTCCTATCACCACCACCAGTCACCACCACCTACTGCCATCGCCACCACCCACCCCACCAACCATCATCATCTTCGCACCAACACCACCTGTTGTCATCGCCACCACCTACCCTGTCACCACCGCTGCTAAAACCGAACATCACCACCACTACCAGCCCTCCTTCAACCACATAGCAGCCGATCTGTTGGAGATCAAACAGATCAGACCCGACGACACCACCACTACAGAGATCAAACAGATCGGACCCAAACTTACTCTGTTACCGCCATCGTAAATTAACAAAGAACACAACGAGTTTGAATAATTCTTAGCTAAATTAAGCAAAACTAAAGCAAAAAATTGACCTGCAAATCTTCAATTCGAGCTCGTGAAGGTGAGTTGATGATTGTTGACTTTAGAATAAAAGCTTGAATTCATGCTCAAATTTACCTATTCATTGAGATCGATACATTTTCTGATCCTCTAGGTTCAGATCGTTTTTCTCCCAACCGAAAAGCCAATCATGCTAGAGACTTGCGGTACATTAATTGCTACTCTCCCATTTTAGGTGGGTTAAAATATGCTTTTCTTTTTTCACAGATCCTTTAGTTTAAAACTTTAAATGAACACAGATGCTTTGATTTAGTTTTTGAAAAGGCTATGTGGACTTGGTTGTAATAGAATAACAAAAATGTTTGATAAGTGGTCTGATGGCAAATTATTGAGAAGTGTTTTCATATTTCTTTTCAAAGACAGTCGGAGAAGACGTAAGATGACGGAGGAAGGAGGCGTTGGAAGAGGAGCTCATCGCAGAGGATTATGTACATTATTATTAttgagaaaatgatttttattttttatttttaaaaccttttttaaGTTATTTACAGAGTTAGTTGAAATGACAAACTTACCCTCATGTGCAGGGCACATGACTACATTTAACCAataaaattaactgagttagggtcaaaggacataacatgcaacatttagaaacattaagtacaaaactcatcaattttaaaggtaaaggacaccgcctgcaattaggtataaagataaaggacaaaacttgtaattcactccttctttttattaataatcaaccaaaaactgaatAACCAATCAGCTAAATCCCATTTTATAGTTGGGAATACAAATTAAATAGGAAACTAAACAAAAGATTTAAATtcatataaataaatattaaaagatAATCTTCTATTTAAACTTGTAGATAATCTTGCAtcatactctctctctcttcgaaaaaactcgtcctcgagttttgcCTCTAAGCCACCCGGGTCGAATGAAACATTGGTTCGTGATCTGTTCACATTACATTCAATTTGACCAGCTCAAAATGAGCATACACCCCATTTTCTTTTACAATCTTATGACATGTATCAATCCTATGTATTTATTTCAGTAGTTTCGTTGTTAGTTAGTTATTTGTTAACAACCGAGCATCTTTCAATGATAGGTTTATTTGTTGTAAACATCAATGTGATGTCATTAGGTAGTTTCATTTGTGTGTGCATATAGATCATGACTGTCAACATGATCTATCTTAGTTGTTAGGTTGCATGGTGTGGGATAAAGCCCTTGTGAGATTTATCACACACATAAGCGCTACGTAGGTTTTAAGGCAACAATAGGGCCAGCTTTAACATTGACGGTGTTTAATAAAGTCTCAAAtaacttaattaaaaaaaaaatgattggATATCATGCAAGTTCTGTGAATATAAGATTTCTTCCCCTTCCACCTTAACACTGTCCAAAGAGTGCTCTGCCAATCCCTTCTGGGATGGGAGAAATAGTGGAGCCTATATGTAGAGAATCGATCATATATTTTCTTGTGTTTTTCACTTTTTTAATTATTAAGTAACCCATACTGGGTTAGTTAAATGTTAAAAGatgtaggggtgagcaaaagggaAAACcaaacccgacccgacccgaccatTACTCGACCCGACtcgagaaccgatcaaacataaaatacagaaccaattcactaccctaaatatagggtcggttccggtccaAATGaccaagtcgggtttcaccataAAAAGAACtgagaaccgacccgacccggccctattttatatgaaaaattggaaccgatctaaataccttggtacttgggttcgggtcgggttgggtatattttcggttcggttctcggttattttcggtccggacctaaacttgctcacccctaaaAAGATGAGCTTGTTAAAGCCTCACTATCTACATAAGAGgaggggggtggtcactagtgatagaattctatcactcacaagcaccaatcaagttcctccatgtcatcaaccatttttccacctttttttagtgggggtggtcatcactcaccaccacacccaacaatttccccccaaccaacaactaCCCTCACAAAATAATATCATCACGGCGTTGAAAATATCACGGAATCGAGAAACCGTGATACAATAACCCGTTATACGTTGAGTGGCGGTGGAAAGACAAAACCCATCACTCATTATATTGGGCTATCACGGAACAGCACCGTATGCTCTAACAATGACATAACGATTTAAGTAGCTCATGTTAGCTTAAACCACACCGTATAACCTAAGTGTGAGAAATAACACCACTCCTAACTTTTTCCTTCTAACagttttttaaacattttcttttAAATTGGGAAGAGTGTAAAAAGCATACAAACCCATTCATGTTATCCACCAAATTTGGTTTATCTGAAAATATGAAAAGAAATTATAGGTTTTTTAggggttttttggtgaggtataatttttttttttgttttttttgccgggggggggggggggggttaggtttttgggtggtggtgggtgtttaggtttttggtggtgatgtagtaggtttagttttaggttattggacacttgtcactctataaattcctcttacacttcttacaattagaagcctttgtagaataacttgacccgtTGTATTGGTGTGCCTGCACTTAATATAATATTCCTTttagtta encodes the following:
- the LOC110910569 gene encoding pentatricopeptide repeat-containing protein At1g05750, chloroplastic, translated to MNLFISITNQFHAPPHHSSNLSFPTKPHSTPTVEPNSTVSSWTSSIAHHCRTGRLNHAATDFTRMRLAGVEPNHITLVTLLSACAEFPFHALSFGASLHALVYKFGFENVKVGTAVIDMYCKCNRLDLARLCFEKMGFKNNVTWNTMVAGLMRFGDVGDAVQVFDEMPERGVVSYTVLIDGFVKKGCYEHALEWFQAMQADGVEPDYVTIVSVVSACANLGALKLGLWVHRVVLGGSMKYNVRVNNSLIDMYCRCGCVEFAVQVFHSMSKRNLVSWNSIIVGFALNGNAEQTLEYFYRMQKEGFEPDGVTFTGALTACSHAGLVDEGRKLFDVMRNVYKISPRIEHYGCLVDLYSRAGMLEEALKVIENMPMVPNEVVLGSVLAACKAAGDIRLAEKLMRFISELDPSGDSNYVLLSNMYAAGGEWQKASNVRRRMKSRGIEKNPGVSSIEINGVVKQFVAGDKSHIESQLIYDMLDNLTRELMISGYLPEANVSVSWF